From Spiroplasma monobiae MQ-1, a single genomic window includes:
- a CDS encoding replication-associated recombination protein A, whose protein sequence is MNKPLSFLLRPTSLKNIIGQSHLINNKYGLITKMVENNFLANLIFYGPPGVGKTSMAISIAKDLNAKFEFFNASNDKKDKLQKLIDSSNHEEQLVLIIDEIHRMNRNIQDYLLEYIESKKVIVFLTTTENPYFVINPAIRSRCTILKLQEINTQEMKEGLKRVIKNNNIELNIEQDAFDNLCELSNGDLRVALNAIEIITNLYSKEKVNNEVIKSIFDQAVTKGTGEGDEYHDLKSALQKSIRGSDVDASLHYWARLMAIGDYEVLMRRMIIMAYEDIGLANPTITVRVYQACQIFRQIGMPEGRIILGLAIIEMALSEKSNSSYLALEKALEDVKQGLAPPIPPYLRDNHYKNAHKLGHGIGYKYAHDYPNDWVDQQYLPDEIKDITYFEFKPHSAYEKKLMEIYIKFTNKNNIK, encoded by the coding sequence ATGAACAAACCTCTAAGTTTCTTGTTGAGACCAACATCTCTAAAAAATATAATAGGACAATCACATTTAATAAATAATAAATATGGATTAATAACAAAAATGGTTGAAAACAACTTTCTTGCTAATCTAATTTTTTATGGTCCTCCCGGGGTTGGAAAAACTTCAATGGCTATATCTATTGCGAAAGACTTAAACGCTAAATTTGAATTTTTTAATGCTTCAAACGATAAAAAGGACAAACTTCAAAAACTTATCGATTCTTCAAATCATGAAGAACAATTGGTTTTAATAATTGATGAAATTCATAGAATGAATAGAAATATTCAAGATTATTTACTTGAATATATTGAATCTAAAAAGGTAATAGTTTTTTTAACAACAACTGAAAATCCTTACTTTGTAATAAATCCAGCAATTAGAAGTAGATGCACTATCTTAAAATTGCAAGAAATAAATACACAAGAAATGAAAGAGGGTCTGAAAAGAGTTATTAAAAATAATAATATAGAATTAAATATTGAACAAGATGCATTTGATAATTTGTGTGAACTTTCAAACGGAGATTTAAGAGTTGCTTTAAATGCAATTGAAATAATTACAAATCTTTATTCAAAAGAAAAAGTGAATAATGAAGTTATAAAATCAATTTTTGACCAAGCAGTTACAAAAGGAACTGGTGAAGGTGATGAATATCACGATCTTAAATCAGCTCTTCAAAAATCAATTAGAGGAAGTGACGTTGACGCATCACTTCATTATTGAGCAAGATTAATGGCTATTGGTGATTATGAAGTGTTAATGAGAAGAATGATTATAATGGCTTATGAAGATATAGGACTTGCAAATCCAACAATAACAGTAAGAGTTTATCAGGCTTGCCAAATCTTTAGGCAAATTGGGATGCCTGAGGGAAGAATAATTTTGGGTCTAGCAATAATTGAAATGGCCTTAAGTGAGAAATCTAATTCATCTTATTTGGCTTTAGAAAAAGCTCTAGAAGATGTTAAACAAGGTCTAGCACCACCAATACCACCATATCTAAGAGATAATCACTATAAGAATGCACATAAATTAGGTCATGGTATTGGATACAAATACGCTCATGATTATCCAAATGATTGAGTAGATCAACAATACTTGCCTGATGAAATAAAAGACATTACTTATTTTGAGTTTAAGCCACACAGCGCTTATGAAAAAAAGTTAATGGAAATCTATATAAAATTTACAAATAAAAATAATATAAAATAA
- a CDS encoding ABC transporter ATP-binding protein, producing MNKIIKINNVSKEKIIKNVNLSISNGECISIMGNSGAGKTTLANIISGLEKPTSGNVLFDGVDIVQLKEPNLTKFRSIAISYIFQDYKLIEYLNVEQNIKFIEKNNKSYIDEKKYNKLINDLGLTKIEKKTVSQLSGGQKQRVAIARAMIGESKVIIADEPTAALDMVNKKIVLNELKKLTKANNKTLIIITHDPEVALKCDRILIVSNGSISDEFSTNYVSYNEIENILIKNYKNENNA from the coding sequence ATGAATAAAATTATAAAAATAAATAATGTATCTAAAGAGAAAATAATAAAAAATGTAAACTTATCAATTTCAAATGGAGAATGTATATCTATTATGGGTAACAGTGGAGCTGGTAAGACAACTCTTGCAAATATAATATCTGGATTGGAAAAACCAACATCAGGCAATGTGCTTTTTGACGGTGTTGATATAGTCCAACTAAAAGAACCTAATCTAACAAAGTTTAGATCTATAGCAATTTCTTATATATTTCAAGACTATAAATTAATAGAATATTTAAATGTTGAACAAAATATAAAATTTATTGAAAAAAATAACAAAAGTTATATTGATGAAAAAAAATACAATAAACTAATAAATGATCTTGGATTAACAAAAATTGAAAAGAAAACTGTTAGTCAATTATCTGGTGGACAAAAACAAAGAGTTGCAATAGCAAGAGCGATGATAGGAGAGTCTAAAGTTATAATAGCAGATGAACCAACAGCAGCTTTGGATATGGTTAATAAGAAAATTGTTTTAAATGAATTAAAGAAACTTACAAAAGCCAATAATAAAACTCTAATAATAATAACTCATGATCCTGAAGTGGCATTAAAGTGCGATAGAATTTTAATAGTAAGTAATGGAAGTATAAGTGATGAGTTTTCAACTAATTATGTTTCATATAATGAGATTGAAAATATTTTAATAAAGAATTATAAAAATGAAAACAATGCTTAA
- a CDS encoding FtsX-like permease family protein, with amino-acid sequence MKTMLKQIFNYKYFNIASALVFLISSMFIYSSSTLLISSFSNETVQESNMTLIFIILFGVLFLVSIIVSLFIMKMNLETRSEEIINKRIIGISEKSIKKNLILEQLIILFPVILLGFLLSIPLNGVLIESLKEKNVLNIDFEINYNFTLIVEVIIFGLIFILLSSIISLTGFKNINSPKQIATDISRKELIIKIIFGSIFLISYLLLVFLTRTSVIYLFGGIFLIIGLSFIGDLFVLYSCQIFSKILSKSFLIHGSFKNIMQKYKLVSSLILIIVTVCVFNYFTQNALLADVDKFNDSNNNFAIGLNFLALYLNYSLIFYGVLVLINSTFIYFNSLKEEENKLKKLGFSNFKIFIRKLTQINIIFLFILFWIFISTLFISLVWNDEQAINNIVNWFYLILTIYLLLIVISIISVFNIQSNNRKNTKKIA; translated from the coding sequence ATGAAAACAATGCTTAAACAAATTTTTAATTACAAATACTTTAATATCGCTTCAGCTTTGGTATTTTTAATATCATCTATGTTTATATATTCTTCATCAACGCTTTTAATTTCTTCTTTTAGTAATGAAACGGTTCAGGAAAGTAATATGACTTTAATATTTATAATACTTTTTGGTGTTTTGTTTTTGGTTTCTATAATTGTTTCTTTGTTCATAATGAAAATGAATTTAGAAACAAGAAGTGAGGAGATAATCAATAAAAGGATAATTGGGATATCAGAAAAATCAATAAAGAAAAATTTAATTTTAGAACAGTTAATAATACTATTTCCTGTAATATTGTTGGGATTTTTACTTTCAATACCTTTGAATGGAGTTTTAATAGAAAGTTTGAAAGAAAAGAATGTTTTAAATATTGATTTCGAAATAAATTATAACTTTACTCTCATTGTGGAAGTTATAATCTTTGGATTAATATTTATATTACTTTCCTCAATTATTAGTTTAACTGGTTTCAAAAACATTAATTCACCGAAGCAAATTGCTACTGATATTAGTAGAAAAGAGCTGATTATTAAAATAATATTTGGTTCAATTTTTTTAATATCTTATCTATTGCTTGTATTCTTAACTAGAACTAGCGTTATATATTTATTTGGAGGTATTTTTTTAATAATAGGATTGTCATTTATTGGAGACTTATTTGTTCTATATTCTTGTCAAATATTTTCCAAAATTTTAAGTAAATCATTTTTGATCCATGGTTCTTTTAAAAATATTATGCAAAAATACAAACTTGTATCTTCGTTGATTTTAATAATTGTAACTGTTTGTGTATTCAACTATTTTACTCAAAATGCTTTATTGGCAGATGTAGATAAATTTAATGATAGTAATAATAACTTTGCCATTGGACTTAACTTTTTAGCTTTATATTTGAATTACTCATTAATATTTTATGGTGTTTTAGTTCTTATAAATTCTACTTTTATCTATTTTAATTCTTTAAAAGAAGAAGAAAACAAACTAAAAAAACTAGGTTTTAGTAATTTTAAAATATTTATTAGAAAATTAACTCAAATTAATATAATATTTTTGTTTATTTTATTTTGAATATTTATCTCAACATTATTTATATCTTTAGTTTGAAATGATGAGCAAGCAATTAATAATATTGTTAATTGATTCTATTTAATCTTAACAATATACTTGCTACTTATTGTTATTTCAATTATTAGTGTATTTAATATTCAATCAAATAATAGAAAAAATACAAAAAAAATCGCATAA